From Alienimonas californiensis, a single genomic window includes:
- the larB gene encoding nickel pincer cofactor biosynthesis protein LarB — MPSPTARTPDASVDLDRAARCGYPEVAFGEGKTGEQIAAVFAAQREAGQRCFATRVSDEARATLAARFPSAVVNDAARTVRLGEAGGEVGFVPVVTAGTTDRPVAEEALETLRWMGVRTALIADVGVAGPHRLPERLPELAGADAAVVVAGMEGALPSVVGGHLPCPVVAVPTSVGYGANFGGLAALLGMLNSCAANVVAVNIDAGFKGGYVAGLIARGPTFPTE; from the coding sequence ATGCCTTCTCCAACCGCCCGCACGCCGGACGCCAGCGTGGACCTCGACCGGGCCGCGCGCTGCGGCTACCCGGAGGTGGCCTTCGGGGAGGGCAAAACCGGGGAACAGATCGCCGCCGTCTTCGCCGCCCAGCGGGAGGCCGGGCAGCGCTGCTTCGCCACGCGGGTGAGCGACGAGGCCCGGGCGACGCTCGCGGCCCGCTTTCCGTCCGCCGTCGTGAACGACGCCGCCCGCACCGTGCGGCTGGGGGAGGCGGGGGGCGAGGTCGGCTTTGTCCCGGTCGTCACGGCCGGGACGACCGATCGGCCGGTCGCCGAGGAGGCGCTGGAAACGCTGCGGTGGATGGGGGTGCGAACGGCGCTGATCGCGGACGTGGGCGTCGCCGGCCCGCACCGCCTGCCGGAGCGCCTGCCGGAACTGGCCGGGGCGGACGCCGCCGTGGTGGTCGCGGGGATGGAGGGGGCGTTGCCCAGCGTGGTCGGCGGACATCTCCCCTGCCCGGTCGTCGCGGTGCCGACGAGCGTGGGCTACGGGGCGAACTTCGGCGGGCTCGCGGCGCTGCTGGGCATGTTGAACAGCTGCGCGGCGAACGTGGTGGCGGTGAACATCGACGCGGGCTTCAAGGGCGGGTACGTCGCCGGCCTGATCGCGCGGGGGCCGACCTTTCCGACGGAGTGA